gaacttgaaTAGATGGCAGACAAATGCAGAGgtgcatgcataaacacactcactcactcacacgcaggcaagcacacacacacacacacacacacacacacacacacacacacacacactcagatatacatggaaatcacacacactacatacatacgTAATCATGAAGAGGGATAAACCCGTGTCTTGGTTTTTCCCTTCTTCATGATTTTGTATTCAGAGCCAAGTCCAATGATCACCTTCCAATTATTTTACTCCTTTTCATGTCAGGCAGCGCTCCGGACATGATGTCAttactacatacacacatgcttgtGTACAAACTCACCGTTATAGAGTCTCCCAGCGCAGCCACGACTTTGATGTCTCCAGGTCGCACCCTGTGAACTAAGAAAAGATCAATGTGAGTATATCTTTAATATACCACTTCTATCTTCCTCCATGGGTTAATACCTGAGTAACACTTGAATGTTTACCTGTAGTGGGCACAGAGTCAGATGGAGCGAGGTTAACGCAGGAGAAGTCACTGCCCCAGTTCTGAAGAATGACAAACGTTTGTTTTAGGGGTTTACAGGGTCAACCCACAGCCACAGATTATATGTCAATTATAATCTATGACTCTGGGTCATTCATTAATGCTAATTAATGGCCAATCAAGAGTGGAGTTGTGTATGAATGACAGGAACTACGGCCTACCGTAttaggaggaggagtgggaggagggccGGGAAAGGTGTAGTTGCTGTTGTGAGCGGTCCTAAAGAACGGGACGGTCTAACAacgaaacaaaaacacatttatacaTAAACttaatgaaaaacaacacatgATGTCTATTATCTGATAAATTGTTGGACTCAATGAATGTCATTAGTGTAAACCTATGCTATGTTACCTTAGAAGGACACTTCAAATCGATGCCAGCCATGAAGTCTTGGGTAAAAGTCTTGTTGCCCACTGGCTCTAACTAAGAGATTGTGAGAGTCAGTGATTTTggataagagaaaaaaaaatgtaaccatGTGTATCAGAGTGTTAGAAATCTCATACCATGTTGTTCCAAAGAGCCCGAGCCATGAGTGTGTGAGCTTTCTGGCTGAGATGGAAACAGTCGGGAGAGAAGTAGGAGCGATCAGGCCGGccgttctttaaaaaaaaacaagggaaagGGATGGCAGAAATGAAAAAGGGGTACAGACAAAAAGAAATGAATATATGAAAAGAGCATTAGAAATATTCGAATCACGTTCAGCCCATGTGTGAGGACACAGTCGAGCTCTTACCTCTAGCCTGGGAAGGACAACCTCTCTGAAGAAGGGCTGCAGTACCACAGTGAAGCTGTCATGGGTGTCGTACCGTCCGGAGTCAATTAGCTCTCTCATACCATgctggaaggagagacagaaaaacacacagcaaatgtCCCTGCATTAATAAGCGTTGATTTGTCAGTGACAGTTATTttgagttgacaaatattgattaGAGAGCTGtctgtccactcatagagctgatttGGCTCTTGTGGCAAGTGTTCAAAACTAGTCTAAAGGTATTTCCCCCTTAAATTTCCATTCAAGTAGCTCCAAAGTTAtagataaaacattttttccatactgtacaacaatgtcacatacatattctgtatctgcttgttccaacgcttcactgaagctatTAGCTGCTTATATTGTGTGAaagattcaaacccaagacgccatttttttatggctgcaccatcacatcaaatggaaaaaatctagaggTCTTGTTcgacattttatacacattcccctgtaattcagcatggcatatttggtatctttggaaaccttgggatcttgactacaatttaaaataatgttctgtgggtttgaacaaaacTTGGCCGTGTTTGTAATGGAAGaggttaaattaactctgatgggtatGGACTTATCTAAATATTGGtatagaatttattttttcactctcAGAGGTAAATTAAGGCTGATGATTTTTCTGTATAGGCAGACAGAAATGTGGAAagtaaacaaaaatgtattcaaatgaaatgttttgggATGAAACAACTCAGAGACTCTtccttttaatatttttttttaatctttgtacCTGGTAAGCTCTATTGAAGTTTTCCACCTTCTGGAGTTCAGCAGATCCTTCAGTAGCCTTCAGTATGCATGGGCAAACTAATCTGGAACATCAATATTAAAACTCTTTTAATAATCGCTTGTAAGTGTTTGGTCAAAATGTTTGTGTCACATGCCCACTAACCCTCACTTACTTTACAAACCAGGTGGGACAGCCCAGACCTTCATTTTTATGCAGATCTCGCAGCGTGACAATGTGTAACAGCTCGACTAGATTCACAATGGCACGAGGCACCTGGTTGGGTACAAAACATCATATTATCATATTACATCATATCATTTATACTCTGTACACTGAGTATGAAATAGCCCGACATACAGCGAGGTCATATGTTTGTGCAAGTGGAGCAAAACGCGAGAAGATGCAAATATACCTCATTATGGAGGATATCCAGAGCCCGACGGATACGACCAACCACATTcttggctgagaaaaaagccTGTGGAAAGTATTGATCCTCATTAGTGTGCAGAACCTACAGCAAGTTTTATGGGAGTCATATGGCTTCAGCATCAAATATAACCTGTGTGTGGTTTTCTCTAAATACATCATCGTGAAACAAATTGCTTTTGATGCTTTTGACAATCCATGGCTTGTGATGTAGAACATAATCTAACATAGGATATTATTCAGACCAAAGAAATCATGAAGTACAGCTTTGGCACTAGTGTTTGAAatgccaacatttttttttatcatcacaAGTAATTGtattaatgagaaaatcctACATGTAGCATTCAGAAACATTAAGACAGTTTACTATTCATAAGGGAATAACACAACATACTACTAAAAAAAGCGTAAAAAATAAGTTATCATTAATAAAATGTTAATCAAAGAACTCAGTAAGAAGGCTCACAGTATCTGTGCAGAAGTCACATATGTCGTTTCCCCCAACAAACATGGTGATCACTTTCCAGTCATTCTGGAAATCAATGCGCTGTGAAGGAGATAAGAAGTTAATGTAAAGAAGTTAATGTAGGGTTAGTTTGGTTAGTTCTATGTTTGTTAATAGGAAAATAAAATGGAGACAAAAGTTAGGTGagggaatatgtgtgtgttgatgtgttaaGTGTGACTATTACTAGTTAACTAATGCCTTACcgaatcatttttcattttgtccacTAGGACGCGTGCGTGCTGGACCATGTTACTGAAAACACAAAGCATTTTTAGTGGTAGAGGTCAATAGCAAGCAAGAGGTGGCTGCAAATACATTGATCTGATGTGTTGTGGCTTCTGTTTAGTGGATGGATTcacagaagaagagggaaaactAATATATAAAATAGAAGTAAAGAGAAGATGACTGACCCACTCTTAGCTCCTGACACAGCCTGGTTGAGGAAGGCCTGAGGGGTTTCCTCATTACCGACTCCCTCTGAGAAGCCGGTCAGCGAGCCGTTAAACTCCCTCAGGATGTCTGCATGGCACAATTATAGGTAAGAGTAGTAAAACTATGATGGAGTTTAGAGCGAGGCATAGTATTGCGTTTTAGATTAGATTCGATTTTGGATTGAATGAAAGTCTATTGATCCCCGTGGAAAAAttgtgtcactgcagcagcaaatagaaTACAGCAAGGAAGAGCAGGATCTAAGTAGCAATAGAGTAGGAATCAAACATAACGCAACTGGTGATTACAATACTAGAATAtactgaataaaaaatatatgaacggaaaaaaagaaaatatatgaatttacaGCGTATATGTAAGATgcgcaaaataacagcagacaagaaaaataaatgaaaaatgtgaaaatatatgaaatattcaGTATgagaataaatgaaaatatatagaCAAATGCAGATGAGAAAATATGagaatgtgaaaataaatatgtgaattttatttcaacattttaacatgttcTGAATATATAGCAGCTTATTGTGGATAATCAGAGGCATCCTAAAACATGTAGTTGATTCAAATAGGTCCTCAGTTAAAAAGCAAGTCTGCTAGACAGTGAGGTCTGTAAATGATTATGATAAGCTCACTGGCTATAACTTTTATTGTGGTAGTTATAACATAATCATAGATGGTTATCAATCATAGGCTAATAAGGAAGATAAGGCAGAGGAAGTCTGATGACATctgatattaaataaataactgaGCTTCTGTAGGCCTATTTTCTATATAATTTAGTTTGCCTGGAATACTATGATACATTTTGGTAAAATAATAACATGAGAGAGATACATACTTGGCAGAGTGGTCACAGTGGTGATGTTGGCGTCTCCACCGATGCTGAAAATGGTAGACGCAACCTGTTAGTTTTGAACACTACTCATAaaacaacagtcagtcagtacttTCCCACACTATCAGAGATTTAGCAAACAGGTGAACTGTAGATTATTTTACCTCCATGATAGTCCTCTGTACTCATTAATCACTAACAGAAGGTTGTCTGACTTGGCGCCCACACCGTTGCCTGCCTGCACAGAAGACATCGAGAGGTGAGATGGTCAGAATCAGATTATGGATAAAATCGACGGCTTGAAACCAGAGGTGATATATATTGAACCAGAACCACAAGCATACACTGCAATTGTGGAGCTTcataatatatactgtagattggCTCCTGTGGAACAAGCTGTAAGTGTCAGGGAATCAAACACTGTCTCATTTATTTAGTACAgtttatatagcctacatatttatatacagtacatatagtATAGTACATATTCTACCCAAAGTCCTACCTGTAGCCATTCATTTTCGTATGTTGGTccctttgcacacacacacacacgcttgctcTTTATTGTATATATCTCTTGTTCttatctgtatttatgtcttCTGTTCTCTGTCAAGCACCATTCTGAGAAACAGCAGAAGGGGACACACTCACCGTCAGAGAGTCTCCTAGTGCTGCCACCACTTTGATGTCTGCAGGTCGGAGCTCATGAACTGCACAGGAGACAGAATCATTTGGTTGGGTTCAGTCGGCATTAGCCACGCTTCCCAAAATGTGTTGGGAGGGTAAAAGcagtgaaatatttttttaccaGAAGTGGGCGTAGTAGGAGATGGACTACGGTCTGTGCAAGGTATCTCGGTTCCCATAACCTGAAAACATAAGTATAAATATTTGTCTGCTCCCACTCTGTAGTTTTGATCATAAAGGAGTCAAAGAAAAAAGTTCTCACAAAATCTGTGGCTTTGCTGTCAACTTCCTCCTCTCCGCTGGTGGGGGAATTTCTCTGTGTCCGCAGGAAAGGACGCTCCTGAGATGAGAGTGAAAAAGAAGACATGTCAGTGTTTTAGCCATATTGTCTGATTTGATATTTTGAAATTAGGTTGGTCAGGCTCAGTaggagaatgagcctaactagatctaactgatcagcaatcaaccatagaacagaatgatataggacaaagaTATAAGAAAAAGCACAAGACATAGAGGCAGATTTTaccaagacataacagcctacctacTCTAGATAGCCTAACTTACctggcaccaccagccttagaccctcaatgcatacaaggaaaaactctaGAAAAACCTAAATCATTGGGTCACTATCATttggattagggttagggttagtcttgGTGTGAGTACCAAGTGCTGCTGAaatagtttagtagtagtagtagttttgtgatacattttttcatttttggatcGAAGCTAAACTGGACACATGGTAATAACATATTTAGGGATGATTTGGTAGAATAGATTGTTGCATGATGGCATGCCTCACCTCAGTAGGGCAAGGTATCATCATGAGACTGCTGTCCTTGACCTCTGCCTCACCCTTCAATGACTGGAGCTGGGAGAGAAACAGTCATGACTGGTTAAGGGTTTGGGTTAGAGTCAGGTCATCTGCTGCAGCCAACAGCCACACAGCGCCAGACGCCGGTACTGATTAGATAATTGTAATgtacagatatactgtatatgttcaGAGTGAACAAAGTCGGAGAAAGTCACGGATAATCTCATGAAGATCTGTACATCTCTTATCTAATCTCCCTTCAAAATAATATCATTGTTCCATCTTCCTTTTGCTTTAATGGGCGACTCTTCCCTGTTGACTCACTTTACAACTGAGACACAGGGTCACAATGACATAGAAATCAACATGGAGAGTTGTCAGCATGGAAACTATTATTGCTGCTTTGGCGTACAAGCTGAAGGTATATATTGTACATTTGATTAACATTCATGGTTTTGATTTATGAGAACATACCATGTTTGTCCATAGCTGAAGAGCTAGTTGGTTTAAGTCAGAGAATGAACTCTCCTCCTGTGAAGAAACACATGAGGTTGCTGGTTACATATTAGCCATATCAAGGGTCTTTCATGTATACATTTGTGATTGTTACTGGCAGCAAGGATGCATATCTGCAGCTGTTTATATACTGTTGATAACAACTGGCCTCTGGGTATAGCTTTCTCCCTACTTACGGAATCTGAGATGGGCTCAAGGAAAAGCGGGATCGACTGCAGCAGGACAGTGAAGTCTTCGCTCTCGCTGCGCCACTTTGGATTTTCCAAGACGTGACTAAGAGAGTCCTGAAAAATGAGGCAAATGGATGATTAAATCAAGCAAGCGACCGATCATGATTCAGACAAGCATgagccacatgcacacacatcaatCGCTTACATGTCCTTTACCTGTAGCGCTTTTATAAGAGTGCCTTTCTGTAGTCGCTGGTTTATGCTGTCTTCTTTCATACACTGACACCAGCtgcaaataaataatacataaataaaaagggCGTAAACGCAGCACATACAAGCACATCACTGCCACATCCTTTTTACAATTAACAGGATCACAAGACGACAGGCTATAAATAACTCCATTAAGTTTTATCAGGAGTTCTATTAAGTAAATATATAATAGAATTTATAGTATATTGTCCCAGTGTGTATTTGAAAAGAAATCAATAGACTCACTTGTCCTGCTGAGGATGTGCGCTCCAGACCACAGTATGAACAATGGTGTGATGCAACTGAAAACATCAAACTGGCATATTACTTTTACAGCGTAAATGACTCGGTGTTTCTCGTATTCTATAGTGAACTGCCGTTTTATTCCATAACGACAAAATTTCACATGATGAAAAGTACCATACCTTGCTCTGCAACAGCTGCAGAGCTGCCTCTACCTCCTGCACAACAGCTTCAACTTCTGCAGCAACCTGAGGCACAAAGACAGAGTTTTACTACCTAAACACCTCCACTTACCTACAACATGCAACATCGAGCATGATTTTGTTGTAGTTATGAAGTTATGCTGTAGTTATGAAACTTAAAcaattgtttgctttgttttaattcttGTGGAAAGATTATGTGAGTGTTAATTTTACCTGTGGTGAACAGGCACACAGAGAATCTGCCGGGACAAACAGTAGCACCAACTTCCAGTCTGTGACCTGCAAAGACATGCAGTAATAGTTGACATATTACCGTTTCTTTGGCCTAAATCAGGCACATTGAAAgtaaatatctgtttttttcatcatttgtttAGATGGAAATACCATGAAATTGGAGAGCACAAGTACATTTTTCATACAGTCTAGGGCAGATCAATTTTTACTAGTGGACATAAACACAGTTTCTGATAGCCAGAAATAAGAGAGAAGGGTTTGTTCTGCCCCAGAATCTGTGGATTTTTCTCTTCAGTGTAGTGTCATGGAAAAGATTGAATAGATCACACTGAGATTATCCAGGGGGATGTTCTGCAGATGGGGCtacaatttctgttttttgtggTTCCTAGCATTGGGTGAGAGTTGCCTGTGTTCCCTATTGTTAACTGAACTGTCCTAAGGGAGGGGAGCAGCTCATGCGAATTCTTAAATGGATCGGTATACTGCTTTAAGTCGATGTATCCTTGCATATAACTCTTATTTATAGTGGGTAAACACACTCTAAGAGTTCTCTTGGCACGTATTCCCTGTGCAAAGACAATATAAAGACTAAATCTAAAGACTGTAATgatgaaatatataaaatacttaaaatatatatttttatgacaGGCAATACAAGAGGGGTAAAGGGGTTATGAGGGTCAAAGTGTACCTGGTGATGTGAAAGGGACACAGACAGTTCCTCGGCCTGCTCCAACAcactcctgcaacacacacacacacagaaagctaGTACACATGCAGCATTCTCCtgcatttctgtgtgcatgtgtgtgtgttgtgtgttgcctgtcatgtgcatgtgtgtgttacctgtgctGCAGTGAGTCCTGATCCAAGTGTTGAGTGATCACTTCAGGATTAAACATGGACAGCAACTCTATtcaagacacagagagacaattGTAGAGATTTCTGAAAATCTACGTCTCAGAAAGGCAGTGTATGcacatctataaaaaaaaaagtaggccagGCGTTTGATATTAAACCATGAAtccataaaaaagaaagaaatacccGCACTCTGGAATGATACTCCTTTGGTGTTTACAACACAATCAGACGACGGATTATAAAATCATATAGTAATTGCTGTTGTGAAAAGGGAAGCTGGTAAACCCTAAGCTCATATTCATATTGCCAGTTATGCTTACTTTTATGTAGCATGGAGGTCAACAACCTCTGTTTATGTCTCAGTCTCTTATCCCCACAGATAAGATTTATCAGCAACTTACAGTTTGTAGCATGTTCTGTTTTAGGAAATTGGTGAGTTTTGAAAAGACAGTCTAGATCAGGCCTGTTATGTGGTACATGTATTATAGTTGATTGACATTTTTATCTGAGCCCATTGTGATGTTGATATAAAAAGATGggatacattttcatttaattaccATTTGCtggtatttttcatttgttgctATGCAGATTATCAGACTCTGTCTTTCTTCAGGAGACACAAGGTGATTATTTGCTGTGATAACTGACTATAAGCTACAAGATTGTTGCCCTGCTGTATGAAGTACATTTCTTTTCATAAACATGCCCCATATTTGGCCCCATATCTGCCCCTTATTTACTGTAACATCTGACTTAACTCTGACCTTGGATTGAACTTAAATTGAGGTGCAAGACATCTTTACAGCAGGCTTCAGAGAGATTAGATCTTAGATAAAGATCTTAAGCCTCCACAAATTGCTTACTTTCAAGTACATAATCAGACGATCCCCCAAACAGTGTGAAAAGGATTTGTTCACTAAAATCCACTAAAAGTTAATAAATAACAGAACAAGGTTATTATGGTTGACCAAAATGGAAACAAAGGCCAAAACTAGGCATGAAAAGACATTTAGTGAgctgaaattaaaattaaaatttaacTCATTGAAAGCATTAAAGATAAACGGAAGCTATGATGTCTGCCTTCAAAACTAACTAGGAAGCTGAATGGTTTTCAGTCTTTTAACCGGTGCCACGTgagtgaagagaagagatgatCATCTAGACATGAACGGCCTTGATCAAATATCAACACACTGATGCGTATTACTGCATTCTTTTCTTTCAGTGTGAACACAAAACAGGTACTTTGGCACACTCCACACAGGCATGACCATCGTAATACTACAACACTAACTAAAAATAAACgaaactaaaactgaacatttttgataaataaaaactaaaccaAATCTAACAAATGCCATCTGAAACTGTGAAATAGAAAATCCAATttgagaatgaaataaaaataaaatatcattgAAA
The nucleotide sequence above comes from Centroberyx gerrardi isolate f3 chromosome 17, fCenGer3.hap1.cur.20231027, whole genome shotgun sequence. Encoded proteins:
- the LOC139914038 gene encoding phospholipase B1, membrane-associated-like codes for the protein MSLLCSPPASFPPSSSVHALRPADVSVVSAMGMPLSHRTEASRVVSRLAELLSMFNPEVITQHLDQDSLQHRSVLEQAEELSVSLSHHQVTDWKLVLLFVPADSLCACSPQVAAEVEAVVQEVEAALQLLQSKLHHTIVHTVVWSAHPQQDNWCQCMKEDSINQRLQKGTLIKALQDSLSHVLENPKWRSESEDFTVLLQSIPLFLEPISDSESSFSDLNQLALQLWTNMLQSLKGEAEVKDSSLMMIPCPTEERPFLRTQRNSPTSGEEEVDSKATDFVMGTEIPCTDRSPSPTTPTSVHELRPADIKVVAALGDSLTAGNGVGAKSDNLLLVINEYRGLSWSIGGDANITTVTTLPNILREFNGSLTGFSEGVGNEETPQAFLNQAVSGAKSGNMVQHARVLVDKMKNDSRIDFQNDWKVITMFVGGNDICDFCTDTAFFSAKNVVGRIRRALDILHNEVPRAIVNLVELLHIVTLRDLHKNEGLGCPTWFVKLVCPCILKATEGSAELQKVENFNRAYQHGMRELIDSGRYDTHDSFTVVLQPFFREVVLPRLENGRPDRSYFSPDCFHLSQKAHTLMARALWNNMLEPVGNKTFTQDFMAGIDLKCPSKTVPFFRTAHNSNYTFPGPPPTPPPNTNWGSDFSCVNLAPSDSVPTTVHRVRPGDIKVVAALGDSITTGFGAKAKNLLQLRTEYRGVSWCIGGDKTLDTVTTLPNIIKKFNSDIKGMSKGQGKRQTGFNMAVSGAKIAGIPRQVRSLIDAMKNNSAVDFNNDWKLVTLFIGGNDLCQYCNDRASLSPKNYSHHLMTSLDILHKEVPRVIVNVVEILEIEGLRRIKRDSLGCSLLQQFICPCYLQPSDDSPELAEIKRINRDLQTETENLVYGGRYDNKEDFAVVVQPFFRNSIIPLNSEGKPDVTYFSEDCFHFSERGHADMAVALWNNMLEPVGEKQTYNNFTNDRNNIKCPTEEHPYIFTKVNSFPSLPSTPAPSTPTPSTPAPSTPAPSDVPVWAAALLAVTGLLIGLGGAWLFAWLLLLYRGKKNKRKMQTVVEMKGTGF